The Pseudofrankia inefficax genome window below encodes:
- a CDS encoding MFS transporter, translating into MADTPLTAVAGIEATAAGSAWRRMRVWAAAHAIDDLYQGLVPASVPYFVLDRHYGYVAASGLTLAATLGGSLPQPLVGLLVDRRRVGWLAAAGVSLAGIGAGLAGVLPTYALSWLALLLSGVGVSMFHPAAGKAARRAAGDQAAAMSVFAAGGSVGFFLAPVLATPLLAAWGLAATAVFIPPAVLIGYVLLRAHQRQAAAPAGPVAVAGTDRWHPFLVLTGVEVIRSVVLFGVSTFIELYWIRHLHAGHTAAGAALACFMVGGVAGTLTGGRVADAIGAVRAVQAGTVLLVPMLVLLRLAPSSGTGLVAAVATGLALNIPFAVLVKLGQDYLPTRPGTASGVTLGLAVSAGGLCAPVWGAVADAHGIAAAFTVLCFVPLLSLVLVTFLPEP; encoded by the coding sequence ATGGCGGACACCCCGCTGACAGCGGTCGCCGGGATCGAGGCGACGGCCGCGGGCTCGGCCTGGCGGCGGATGCGGGTGTGGGCCGCCGCGCACGCGATCGATGACCTGTACCAGGGCCTGGTGCCGGCCAGCGTGCCGTACTTCGTGCTCGACCGGCACTACGGCTACGTCGCGGCGTCGGGGCTGACCCTGGCCGCGACGCTGGGTGGGTCGCTGCCCCAGCCGCTGGTCGGCCTGCTGGTCGACCGCCGCCGGGTCGGCTGGCTGGCCGCGGCCGGGGTGAGCCTCGCCGGGATCGGCGCGGGGCTGGCCGGCGTGCTGCCGACCTACGCGCTGAGCTGGCTCGCGCTGCTGCTGTCCGGCGTCGGCGTGTCGATGTTCCACCCGGCGGCGGGGAAGGCGGCGCGGCGCGCCGCGGGCGACCAGGCGGCGGCGATGAGCGTGTTCGCCGCGGGCGGCAGCGTCGGGTTCTTCCTCGCCCCGGTGCTCGCCACGCCGCTGCTCGCGGCCTGGGGCCTGGCGGCGACGGCCGTGTTCATCCCGCCGGCGGTTCTCATCGGGTACGTCCTGCTGCGCGCCCACCAGCGGCAGGCCGCCGCGCCGGCCGGGCCGGTGGCCGTCGCCGGCACCGACCGTTGGCACCCGTTCCTCGTGCTCACCGGGGTCGAGGTGATCCGGTCGGTGGTGCTGTTCGGGGTGAGCACGTTCATCGAGCTCTACTGGATCCGCCACCTGCACGCCGGCCACACCGCGGCCGGGGCGGCGCTGGCCTGCTTCATGGTCGGCGGCGTCGCCGGCACGCTGACCGGCGGCCGGGTCGCCGACGCGATCGGTGCGGTGCGCGCCGTCCAGGCCGGCACCGTGCTCCTCGTGCCGATGCTCGTCCTGCTGCGCCTGGCGCCCAGCTCGGGCACCGGTCTGGTGGCCGCCGTGGCGACCGGTCTCGCCCTCAACATCCCGTTCGCCGTCCTGGTCAAGCTGGGCCAGGACTACCTGCCGACCCGGCCCGGCACCGCGTCCGGCGTCACGCTCGGGCTGGCGGTCAGCGCCGGGGGCCTGTGCGCCCCGGTCTGGGGTGCCGTCGCCGACGCCCACGGCATCGCCGCGGCCTTCACCGTCCTGTGCTTCGTCCCGCTGCTCTCGCTGGTGCTGGTCACGTTCCTGCCGGAGCCATAG
- a CDS encoding AraC family transcriptional regulator, with amino-acid sequence MDRLYLAGPTRLRLAAQERVDWHDHAEHQLAYPGSGVLRVTTALGSWVVPPLRAVWLPAELPHAHRAYGPTQMHSLWFGAHDDPFGARTPTVVAVSDLLREIIRALTDPAVREADRADLTRVLLRGLRPVAAPSLHLPQPTDDRLAGITEALRRDPADPRTLAELGATVGAGERTLSRLFRAETGMTFPQWRAQLRLHHGMALLATGEQVTTVALTCGYSTPSSFTAAFHAAFGVTPTRYARDSRPS; translated from the coding sequence ATGGACCGCCTCTATCTCGCCGGTCCGACGCGGCTGCGCCTGGCGGCCCAGGAGCGGGTCGACTGGCACGACCACGCCGAGCACCAGCTCGCCTACCCGGGCAGCGGAGTCCTGCGCGTCACGACCGCGCTCGGCTCCTGGGTGGTGCCGCCGCTGCGGGCCGTGTGGCTGCCCGCCGAGCTGCCGCACGCGCACCGCGCCTACGGGCCCACCCAGATGCACTCGCTCTGGTTCGGCGCCCACGACGACCCGTTCGGCGCGCGGACCCCGACCGTCGTCGCGGTCTCCGACCTGCTGCGCGAGATCATCCGCGCGCTCACCGACCCGGCGGTGCGAGAGGCCGACCGCGCGGACCTGACCAGGGTGCTGCTGCGCGGGCTGCGTCCGGTGGCCGCGCCGAGCCTGCACCTGCCGCAGCCGACCGACGACCGGCTCGCCGGGATCACCGAGGCGCTGCGGCGCGACCCCGCCGACCCGCGCACGCTCGCCGAGCTCGGCGCGACCGTGGGCGCCGGCGAGCGCACGCTGAGCCGGCTGTTCCGGGCCGAGACCGGGATGACCTTCCCGCAGTGGCGGGCCCAGCTGCGGCTGCATCACGGCATGGCGCTGCTGGCGACCGGCGAGCAGGTCACGACGGTCGCCCTGACCTGTGGCTACAGCACGCCGAGCTCGTTCACCGCGGCGTTCCACGCGGCGTTCGGCGTCACCCCGACCCGCTACGCCCGGGACTCGCGGCCCTCCTGA
- a CDS encoding glyoxalase gives MPRFHHANLGMPPGLDEREGAFLVGVLGYRKLVPPAELVGRAQWYEADDGSQIHLSVDPDHRPAARAHTAIEVDDGVEGRLDTAGVPYRSANAGDLVVIFCDDPAGNHWELRRPLSR, from the coding sequence ATGCCGCGCTTCCACCACGCCAACCTCGGGATGCCCCCGGGCCTCGACGAGCGTGAGGGAGCCTTCCTCGTCGGCGTCCTCGGCTACCGCAAGCTGGTCCCGCCGGCAGAGCTGGTCGGCAGGGCCCAGTGGTACGAGGCGGACGACGGAAGCCAGATCCACCTCAGCGTCGATCCCGACCACCGACCGGCGGCCCGCGCCCACACGGCGATCGAGGTCGACGACGGCGTCGAGGGCCGGCTCGACACCGCAGGCGTCCCCTACCGCTCCGCCAACGCCGGCGACCTCGTGGTGATCTTCTGCGACGACCCGGCCGGCAACCACTGGGAGCTGCGCCGCCCGCTCAGCCGGTAG
- a CDS encoding APC family permease, translated as MSAVAPTVAVRTPPEKGLKTGALGLASSVVIGVASTAPAYSLAATLGLVVSFVGIHTPIVVILAFVPILFTSIGYAELNRVDPDCGTTFTWAGRAFGPSAGWWGGWAIIAADVLVMASLAQVAGQYLFLLFNADGIGSDPASAWVLLVGILWIILMSYICYRGIEISANIQKALLAIEVVVLLVFSIVALVKVGAGTAPVGSLGVSWSWFNPFGGDFASFFNGITLMLFIYWGWDSAVAVNEETENPTETPGRAAILSTVLLLVTYILVTMAAQSFAGVGDSGIGLANPDHSGDVLSILGKAVFGGSGFGSVLSHLLILMVLTSAAACTQTTILPTARTTLSMAVHKAIPASFARMHPKYLTPTVSTVVMGGISVVLYVAMNYMSSGQVISDAVTAIGLFIAIYYGLTGFTCTWAFRRTLLHSMRSFWLRGVLPTLGGLILWFAGAWTVWSGWDVATDDSYTTWLMPFAPHWRIGGVFLVAFASVLVGLVAFVVWRIVKPSYFTGETLRQDLAVTETGEIVHIDPGPAGA; from the coding sequence ATGTCCGCAGTCGCCCCGACGGTCGCCGTTCGCACACCGCCCGAGAAAGGGCTGAAAACCGGGGCGCTCGGGCTCGCGTCCTCCGTGGTCATCGGTGTGGCCTCGACCGCGCCGGCCTACAGCCTCGCCGCCACGCTCGGCCTCGTCGTGTCCTTCGTGGGCATCCACACGCCGATCGTCGTCATCCTGGCGTTCGTCCCGATCCTGTTCACCTCGATCGGCTACGCCGAGCTCAACCGGGTCGACCCCGACTGCGGCACGACGTTCACCTGGGCCGGGCGGGCCTTCGGGCCGAGCGCCGGCTGGTGGGGCGGCTGGGCGATCATCGCGGCCGACGTGCTGGTCATGGCGAGCCTGGCCCAGGTCGCCGGCCAGTACCTGTTCCTGCTGTTCAACGCGGACGGGATCGGCTCCGACCCGGCCAGCGCCTGGGTGCTCCTGGTCGGCATTCTGTGGATCATCCTGATGAGCTACATCTGCTATCGCGGCATCGAGATCTCGGCCAACATCCAGAAGGCGCTGCTCGCGATCGAGGTCGTGGTGCTGCTCGTCTTCTCGATCGTCGCCCTGGTCAAGGTCGGCGCCGGGACCGCGCCGGTCGGGTCGCTGGGCGTGAGCTGGTCCTGGTTCAACCCGTTCGGCGGCGACTTCGCCAGCTTCTTCAACGGCATCACGCTGATGCTGTTCATCTACTGGGGCTGGGACTCCGCCGTCGCCGTCAACGAGGAGACCGAGAACCCGACCGAGACGCCGGGGCGCGCGGCCATCCTGTCCACGGTGCTGCTGCTGGTGACGTACATCCTCGTGACGATGGCGGCCCAGTCGTTCGCCGGTGTCGGCGACAGTGGGATCGGCCTGGCCAACCCGGACCACTCCGGCGACGTCCTGTCGATCCTCGGCAAGGCCGTCTTCGGCGGCTCGGGCTTCGGCTCGGTCCTGTCCCACCTGCTGATCCTCATGGTGCTGACGTCGGCCGCGGCCTGCACGCAGACGACGATCCTGCCGACCGCCCGGACCACCCTGTCGATGGCGGTGCACAAGGCGATCCCGGCCTCGTTCGCCCGCATGCACCCGAAGTACCTGACCCCCACCGTGTCGACCGTCGTCATGGGCGGGATCTCGGTAGTGCTGTACGTGGCGATGAACTACATGTCGTCCGGCCAGGTGATCAGCGACGCGGTCACCGCGATCGGGCTGTTCATCGCGATCTACTACGGTCTCACCGGCTTCACCTGCACCTGGGCGTTCCGCAGGACGCTGCTGCACAGCATGCGGTCGTTCTGGCTGCGGGGCGTCCTGCCGACGCTCGGCGGCCTGATCCTCTGGTTCGCCGGGGCGTGGACGGTGTGGAGCGGCTGGGACGTGGCGACCGACGACAGCTACACGACCTGGCTGATGCCGTTCGCCCCGCACTGGCGGATCGGCGGGGTCTTCCTGGTCGCGTTCGCCTCGGTGCTCGTCGGGCTGGTCGCGTTCGTCGTCTGGCGGATCGTCAAGCCGTCGTACTTCACCGGCGAGACGCTGCGGCAGGACCTCGCGGTCACCGAGACCGGCGAGATCGTGCACATCGACCCAGGGCCGGCCGGCGCCTGA
- a CDS encoding anthrone oxygenase family protein, which produces MYTQAGGPQTLGVAGSAAGPPVVTNLVLVGATVLTGLAAGVLALYAHTVMPGLKKSDDRTFVAAFQSIDRAIINPWFMVTFFGALILTGLAGVLHLGPDRRSVLPWLVGAFALYLITVVITVAIHVPLNDAIKGAGDPNHIDVARVRAAFDETRWAAWNLVRTITATGAFVILVGVAAARHR; this is translated from the coding sequence ATGTACACCCAGGCAGGCGGACCACAGACCCTCGGCGTCGCGGGTTCGGCGGCCGGCCCGCCGGTCGTCACGAACCTCGTGCTGGTCGGCGCGACCGTGCTCACCGGCCTGGCCGCCGGGGTGCTCGCCCTCTACGCCCACACCGTCATGCCCGGCCTGAAGAAGTCCGACGACCGCACCTTCGTCGCCGCGTTCCAGTCGATCGACCGGGCGATCATCAACCCGTGGTTCATGGTCACCTTCTTCGGGGCGCTGATCCTGACGGGCCTGGCGGGCGTGCTGCACCTCGGCCCTGACCGGCGTTCCGTGCTGCCCTGGCTCGTCGGCGCCTTCGCCCTGTACCTGATCACCGTGGTCATCACGGTGGCGATCCACGTGCCGCTCAACGACGCCATCAAGGGCGCCGGCGACCCGAACCACATCGACGTGGCCCGAGTTCGCGCCGCCTTCGACGAGACGCGATGGGCGGCCTGGAACCTCGTCCGGACGATCACGGCGACCGGCGCCTTCGTCATCCTCGTCGGCGTCGCGGCGGCCAGGCACCGGTGA
- a CDS encoding AraC family transcriptional regulator, producing MDVVAGLLNGPRAHGAFLLRSSLTPPWSLRIQDEAPLTLVAVVRGEAWVIPDGSDPVPLCQGDVAILRGPDPYTFADDPATPPQVVIHPGQRCTTPDGEHLAEMRELGVRTWGNSPQGATVLVTGTYQVLSEICRPLLDALPVLLVLPGESWDTPLIPLLASEVGKDDPGQEAVLDRLLDLLLIAVLRTWFARPDVRAPAWYQAHSDPVVGGALRLLHDNPAHPWTVAELAAATHVSRAALARRFTDTVGQPPMAYLTAWRLALAADLLRPGTSISEVAAQVGYGSSFALCTAFKRVRGISPREHRARAGLPQAPVAATRPWPRQPA from the coding sequence ATGGACGTCGTCGCCGGCCTTCTCAACGGGCCGCGTGCCCACGGGGCGTTCCTGCTGCGCTCGTCGCTGACGCCGCCCTGGTCGCTGCGTATCCAGGACGAGGCGCCGCTCACTCTGGTGGCAGTGGTGCGGGGCGAGGCCTGGGTGATCCCCGACGGGAGCGATCCGGTGCCGCTGTGCCAGGGCGACGTGGCCATCCTGCGCGGTCCCGACCCCTACACGTTCGCCGACGACCCGGCCACCCCGCCGCAGGTCGTCATTCACCCCGGCCAGCGCTGCACGACCCCCGACGGCGAGCACCTGGCCGAGATGCGGGAGCTGGGCGTGCGGACCTGGGGCAACAGCCCGCAGGGCGCGACGGTGCTGGTCACCGGCACCTATCAGGTGCTCAGCGAGATCTGCCGGCCGCTGCTGGACGCGCTGCCCGTGCTCCTGGTCCTGCCGGGCGAGTCCTGGGACACGCCCCTCATCCCTCTGCTCGCGAGCGAGGTCGGCAAGGACGACCCGGGCCAGGAGGCGGTGCTCGACCGGCTTCTCGACCTGCTCCTGATCGCCGTGCTGCGCACCTGGTTCGCCCGCCCCGACGTGCGGGCCCCGGCCTGGTACCAGGCGCACAGCGACCCGGTCGTGGGCGGCGCCCTACGGCTGCTCCACGACAACCCGGCCCACCCCTGGACGGTCGCCGAGCTCGCCGCCGCGACCCATGTCTCCCGAGCGGCCCTGGCCCGCCGGTTCACCGACACCGTCGGCCAGCCCCCCATGGCCTACCTCACCGCGTGGCGCCTCGCCCTGGCGGCCGACCTGCTGCGGCCTGGCACCTCGATCAGCGAGGTGGCCGCGCAGGTCGGCTACGGCAGCTCGTTCGCGCTCTGCACCGCCTTCAAACGGGTCCGCGGGATCAGCCCCCGCGAGCACCGGGCCCGGGCGGGCCTCCCCCAGGCCCCGGTCGCCGCGACCAGGCCCTGGCCGCGTCAGCCCGCCTGA
- a CDS encoding CocE/NonD family hydrolase: MSFASRLIGKRYGLPAATARVKVAKNLRIPGADGHILLADRYYPADIDEAGDRTPPPILLVRSPYGRRALFGATQGLLFAERGYQVVIQSCRGTFGSGGPFVPQVHEKADGLAALEWIRQQPWYGGTIATMGPSYLGYTQWAVAGEKEAGLAAIVPTITMPHFGLPTYDGGSFSLANCLEWSSMMANMQAGGRGMARVALAQLRGGSPALRRGLATLPLSESDTVAVGRHVDFYQDWLTHGLDDEYWTRQDHRQTLANVTAPVLMVTGWYDIFLPWQIESYQALRAAGNTPRLVVGPWFHVSRGAAAPTVTETLTFLDAQVKGFGEAPEPIVRAFVTGEGGGWREYRHWPPPGVVPTSYRLQPGGGLSADEPPADAEPDVIRYDPADPTPSLGGPRLGRDAGAQDNRELEARADVLTYTGPPLAAPVRFAGTVTASIEASSDRETFDIFVRLCDVSPSGVSTNICDRLVRLAPDPQAPPGTVRTARLELWPAAHHFQTGHRIRVQVSCGAHPRYARNLGTGEPLATATTMLTATQRVHHDAAHVSSIVLPVLPAQAG; the protein is encoded by the coding sequence ATGTCTTTCGCGAGCCGGCTGATCGGCAAGCGTTACGGTTTACCGGCGGCGACGGCCCGGGTGAAGGTGGCGAAGAACCTTCGGATTCCCGGCGCGGACGGGCACATTCTTCTCGCTGATCGCTACTATCCGGCCGATATCGATGAAGCCGGTGATCGTACGCCCCCGCCAATCCTGCTCGTTCGGTCTCCCTACGGTCGACGGGCCTTGTTTGGCGCCACTCAGGGTCTTCTGTTCGCCGAGCGTGGCTACCAGGTGGTCATCCAAAGCTGCCGCGGCACGTTTGGCTCGGGCGGGCCATTCGTGCCCCAGGTGCACGAGAAGGCCGACGGGCTCGCGGCGCTGGAGTGGATTCGTCAACAGCCCTGGTACGGCGGGACGATCGCCACCATGGGCCCGAGCTACCTCGGCTATACCCAGTGGGCGGTCGCGGGCGAGAAGGAAGCGGGGCTCGCCGCGATCGTTCCGACGATCACGATGCCGCACTTCGGGCTGCCCACCTACGACGGAGGCTCCTTCTCGCTGGCCAACTGCCTGGAATGGTCGTCGATGATGGCGAACATGCAGGCCGGTGGCCGCGGGATGGCCCGGGTGGCGCTGGCCCAGCTGCGCGGCGGCTCGCCGGCGCTGCGGCGCGGGCTGGCGACCCTGCCGCTGTCCGAGTCGGACACCGTCGCCGTCGGTCGCCACGTCGACTTCTACCAGGACTGGCTCACCCATGGCCTGGACGACGAGTACTGGACCCGCCAGGACCACCGGCAGACCCTCGCGAACGTCACCGCGCCGGTCCTCATGGTCACCGGCTGGTACGACATCTTCCTGCCCTGGCAGATCGAGAGCTACCAGGCCCTGCGCGCGGCGGGCAATACGCCCCGGCTTGTGGTCGGCCCCTGGTTCCACGTCTCGCGGGGCGCCGCCGCCCCGACCGTGACGGAGACGCTCACGTTCCTCGACGCGCAGGTGAAGGGCTTCGGCGAAGCGCCGGAGCCGATCGTCCGGGCGTTCGTCACGGGTGAGGGCGGAGGGTGGCGCGAGTATCGGCACTGGCCGCCGCCGGGTGTCGTCCCGACGAGCTACCGGCTCCAGCCGGGTGGAGGGCTGTCGGCCGACGAGCCGCCGGCCGACGCGGAGCCGGACGTCATCCGCTACGACCCGGCGGACCCGACCCCGTCGCTGGGCGGACCTCGGCTGGGCCGCGACGCCGGTGCCCAGGACAACCGGGAGCTGGAGGCCCGCGCCGACGTGCTGACCTACACCGGGCCGCCGCTGGCCGCGCCCGTGCGGTTCGCGGGCACGGTGACCGCGTCGATCGAGGCCAGCTCGGACCGCGAGACGTTCGACATCTTCGTACGGCTGTGCGACGTGTCGCCGTCCGGCGTCTCGACCAACATCTGTGACCGGCTGGTGCGGCTGGCGCCCGACCCGCAGGCTCCGCCCGGGACCGTGCGTACCGCGCGCCTGGAGCTGTGGCCGGCCGCCCACCACTTCCAGACGGGCCACCGGATCCGCGTGCAGGTCTCGTGCGGGGCGCACCCCCGCTACGCCCGCAACCTCGGCACCGGCGAACCGCTCGCGACCGCGACGACCATGCTCACCGCGACCCAGCGCGTCCACCACGACGCGGCGCACGTCTCGTCGATCGTCCTGCCCGTGCTGCCGGCTCAGGCGGGCTGA
- a CDS encoding SHOCT domain-containing protein, whose amino-acid sequence MNYPFLGAFVTLLWFCLFAVWMGLLFVVVSDIFRSHDLSGWGKAGWVVGTIVFPLVGVLCYMVLRGDGMSERSAEDRKQRATHYQGFSPSAVHSRAVADEVAKLAELRKQGEITQAEYEREKSRILA is encoded by the coding sequence ATGAACTATCCCTTCCTGGGTGCTTTCGTGACATTGCTCTGGTTCTGTCTGTTCGCGGTGTGGATGGGGCTGCTCTTCGTCGTGGTGTCCGACATCTTTCGCAGCCACGATCTTTCGGGATGGGGCAAGGCCGGCTGGGTGGTCGGGACGATCGTCTTTCCGCTGGTGGGCGTCCTCTGCTACATGGTTCTCCGGGGTGACGGCATGAGCGAGCGGTCGGCCGAGGACAGAAAGCAGCGGGCGACCCACTACCAGGGATTCAGCCCTTCGGCCGTGCACTCCCGCGCCGTCGCCGACGAGGTGGCGAAGCTGGCCGAGCTGCGCAAGCAAGGGGAGATCACCCAGGCCGAGTACGAGCGGGAGAAGTCGCGAATCCTGGCCTGA
- a CDS encoding FUSC family protein has product MELVRRGAPVSGRVSLRGAFTVRRPPPGRGRLALISALATGIPLIVGELTDQLALGLTATLGAVTAIYYPRSSWRYRARALPVVAVGSAAAGTVGALAGGNPWRTAIAVAAVAFVATVLFAALLAPPPGAVPIVVACAVATQLPPGIANIGTRAGLTLAGAAFAYLLTMIGSRGDQTGPSRRAVAEALKALATMSDTVGTKQTEVTRHDAEREIRRAEVIVARDRPGGALAAIAARLRRVFTRIVDYTALTGRPPPASVALRLRDYAADVASGRYDPRRGPGRVRGPAGSRRPGGGHGPGAGQGPGWWWRRRSAPPAQPDGTSTAALATAWVGAASRANLLADRAEARNRPVGRSRTSSPSRAAGPGPRHSRSAARHRQDHTSWAWHRLAVTVADLAHPTGVRPLAPIIAPTRDLLADGLRPRSPAWPWATRCCLATAVAALLAIAAGVDRPYWAPVAAASVLEVRTARVAGQHTVQHMLGTALGALAAFALLTVPLPVWSLIVGVMALQAAIELLNPANGGFGALLVMPLTMLVAQVSGPGQSAESLLVSRLVDTLLGLVVGLAASFLLWPRVAGHRLPYALADCVGAIGALLANLLAEASPPGPRSAPRSTERVGREPRRAQRDRRRGAARHHVEATLEWLSEMHVEADNEPGEAAQATWPTVVAARRLGYLVLLEPPGLRDALPATAGTPEGIRLLFGQLAAGMRGDASPPLREPVQLPPFPPLLREFAALVDSAPQR; this is encoded by the coding sequence GTGGAGCTGGTGCGGCGGGGGGCGCCCGTGTCGGGCCGGGTGTCGCTGCGGGGTGCTTTCACGGTGCGCCGGCCGCCACCCGGGCGCGGGCGTCTCGCGCTGATCAGCGCGCTGGCGACCGGGATCCCGCTGATCGTCGGGGAGCTGACGGACCAGCTCGCTCTGGGGCTGACGGCGACCCTCGGGGCGGTCACCGCGATCTACTACCCGAGGTCCAGCTGGCGGTACCGGGCGCGGGCGCTCCCGGTGGTCGCGGTGGGATCCGCCGCCGCGGGCACCGTCGGGGCACTGGCCGGGGGCAACCCGTGGCGCACGGCGATCGCGGTGGCAGCCGTGGCGTTCGTGGCCACCGTCCTGTTCGCGGCCCTGCTCGCGCCCCCACCCGGCGCCGTGCCGATCGTGGTCGCCTGCGCCGTCGCCACCCAGCTCCCACCCGGCATCGCGAACATCGGGACGCGAGCCGGGCTCACCCTCGCCGGCGCGGCCTTCGCCTACCTCCTCACGATGATCGGTTCCCGCGGCGACCAGACCGGGCCCAGCAGACGCGCCGTGGCCGAGGCACTGAAGGCGCTCGCGACCATGTCCGACACCGTGGGCACGAAACAGACCGAGGTCACCCGCCACGACGCCGAACGCGAGATCCGCCGCGCCGAGGTCATCGTCGCCCGTGACCGCCCCGGCGGCGCCCTCGCCGCCATCGCCGCCCGGCTGCGCCGCGTCTTCACCCGAATCGTCGACTACACGGCCCTCACCGGACGGCCCCCACCGGCCAGCGTGGCCCTGCGGCTGCGGGACTATGCCGCAGACGTCGCGAGCGGCCGTTACGACCCGCGGCGAGGCCCTGGCCGAGTGCGCGGTCCCGCCGGGTCGCGTCGTCCTGGCGGGGGGCACGGTCCTGGCGCGGGTCAGGGTCCTGGGTGGTGGTGGCGCCGACGTTCCGCGCCACCCGCGCAGCCAGACGGCACCAGTACCGCCGCGCTGGCCACCGCCTGGGTCGGCGCGGCGTCCCGCGCGAACCTGCTGGCCGACCGCGCTGAGGCGCGGAACCGTCCCGTAGGGCGGAGTCGAACCTCGTCGCCGAGCAGGGCAGCCGGACCCGGCCCACGCCACAGCCGGTCAGCGGCCAGGCATCGGCAGGACCACACATCCTGGGCGTGGCACCGCCTCGCCGTGACAGTGGCCGACCTGGCGCACCCGACCGGCGTCCGGCCGCTGGCGCCGATCATCGCGCCGACCCGCGACCTGCTCGCGGACGGGCTGCGGCCTCGGTCTCCGGCCTGGCCCTGGGCGACGCGGTGCTGCCTCGCGACCGCCGTCGCCGCGCTGCTCGCGATCGCCGCCGGTGTCGACCGGCCCTACTGGGCTCCCGTCGCCGCGGCCTCCGTCCTGGAGGTGCGGACGGCCCGGGTCGCCGGCCAGCACACCGTGCAGCACATGCTCGGCACCGCCCTGGGCGCGCTCGCCGCCTTCGCGCTGCTGACCGTCCCGCTACCGGTGTGGTCGCTGATCGTCGGCGTCATGGCCCTCCAGGCCGCGATCGAGCTGCTCAACCCCGCCAACGGAGGGTTCGGGGCGCTGCTGGTCATGCCGTTGACGATGCTCGTCGCCCAGGTCTCCGGGCCAGGGCAGTCGGCCGAGTCGCTGCTGGTGTCCCGGCTCGTGGACACGCTGCTCGGGCTGGTCGTCGGCCTGGCCGCCTCGTTCCTTCTCTGGCCTCGGGTCGCCGGCCACCGGCTGCCGTACGCGCTGGCCGACTGCGTGGGCGCCATCGGCGCTCTCCTGGCGAACCTGCTGGCCGAGGCTTCTCCCCCTGGCCCGCGCTCAGCGCCACGGTCGACCGAGCGGGTGGGACGGGAGCCGCGGCGCGCTCAACGTGACCGGCGACGGGGAGCGGCCCGCCACCACGTCGAGGCGACCCTCGAATGGCTGTCCGAGATGCACGTCGAGGCCGACAACGAGCCAGGAGAGGCCGCACAGGCTACCTGGCCGACGGTCGTCGCCGCCCGACGGCTCGGCTACCTCGTCCTGCTCGAACCACCCGGTCTGCGCGACGCGCTGCCCGCCACAGCGGGAACTCCCGAAGGCATCCGGCTCCTGTTCGGCCAACTCGCCGCCGGCATGCGCGGCGACGCCTCGCCGCCGCTACGGGAGCCGGTGCAGCTACCCCCGTTCCCGCCCCTGCTGCGCGAGTTCGCCGCCCTGGTCGACTCCGCCCCACAACGCTGA
- a CDS encoding LLM class F420-dependent oxidoreductase produces the protein MRIGITYPQNELGGDPQALHRFAVTAEELGYDHLLLYDHVVGAVAGIERQRPAPARAYHEKDPFHDPLVAFGYLAAITQRIELVTGILILPQRQTVLVAKQAADVALLSGGRLRLGVGVGYNPVEYHALGAEWTTRGRRLDEQIPHLRRLWTGEPVTFDGEFDQIDHAAVYPPPPRPIPIWLGGSSEAAFRRAARLGDGFVFGYGMREEALLAWSRVRELLAEEGRSHTDFRALFNLLPDAPGTWAAQTIEALPRLRDAGATDVALTSARNGLRTLDEHLTFIADLKQRADVALG, from the coding sequence ATGAGGATCGGAATCACCTACCCCCAGAACGAGCTCGGGGGCGATCCCCAGGCGCTGCACCGGTTCGCCGTCACCGCCGAGGAACTCGGATATGACCACCTCCTTCTCTACGATCACGTCGTCGGCGCGGTCGCAGGGATCGAGCGCCAGCGACCGGCGCCGGCCCGCGCCTACCACGAGAAGGACCCGTTCCACGATCCGCTGGTCGCCTTCGGCTACCTCGCCGCGATCACCCAGCGGATCGAGCTCGTAACCGGCATCCTGATCCTGCCGCAGCGCCAGACGGTCCTGGTCGCCAAGCAGGCAGCCGACGTCGCCCTGCTGTCGGGCGGCCGGCTGCGACTCGGCGTCGGCGTCGGCTACAACCCGGTCGAATACCACGCGCTCGGAGCCGAGTGGACGACCAGAGGCCGCCGACTCGACGAGCAGATTCCCCACCTGCGCCGGCTCTGGACCGGCGAACCGGTCACCTTCGACGGCGAGTTCGACCAGATCGACCACGCCGCCGTCTACCCGCCACCACCCCGGCCCATCCCGATCTGGCTCGGCGGCTCATCCGAGGCCGCTTTCCGCCGGGCGGCGCGGCTCGGCGACGGCTTCGTGTTCGGCTACGGAATGCGCGAGGAGGCCCTGCTCGCCTGGTCACGAGTCCGCGAGTTGCTGGCGGAGGAAGGCCGCTCGCACACAGACTTCCGCGCACTGTTCAACCTGCTGCCGGACGCACCCGGAACCTGGGCCGCCCAGACCATCGAGGCGCTCCCCCGCCTACGCGACGCGGGCGCGACCGACGTCGCACTCACAAGCGCCCGCAACGGCCTACGCACCCTAGACGAACACCTCACATTCATCGCCGACCTCAAGCAACGCGCCGACGTCGCCCTCGGCTAA